ATACGCAAGTAATTTACCAATACATAGAATCATAAACATGGCAGAATAAAGCAAAACCCAGAATTGAAGCAACCTGTAGTCGAACTTTTTTCTTTAATCTTCCTTTTATTGATCAGAATGTTAATTTTTATGagctaaattaataattattctttATATAAATCTATCTGTTTCATCAGCATGAATATATattgtcaaaaataaataataatagcaCTCTGTCAAGCTGCATGCAGCCTTGTAACTTGTTTAAGTAAGTGATCTTCTTTCAAACTGTTCTGATAATGTTGTACTAGCAGCCCGcaggtatttttatatttattaattcgGAAAGTATCTGAAATAtcgtatttttattttcgtgactaaattattatttttaatttgagttattaattttttttttcatgccaAAAATACTTTAGAAACATCATAAGCTATGAACAATGTTCAAGAAATTGCTCTCCTATAGTGACTTGCTATGCAATTCTACTCGATAATCTCATCAACACTACAAAAGATGTGAACATACTTTGCAATAGCGATATCATAGATAACTGGCTGAATCCGGACGACGCAACTCAGTTCTTCAACAAGCTCTACATCGATGCCCATGTGAAaaaattctattattttaacCTCTGTAGGGATGTGAACAACTATCGTAAACACAATTGGCCGCAGTGGAGAGCAGCTTATTTGCACAACTATTTTGGGACTCCATTGGTGGTTGCTTCTCAGGTTTTTGCTGCTATTGTTTTGATTCTTACTTTCTTACAAACTTTGTTTTCTATCATCAAATAGAATTGTATTGTTCTTTTTTCAGAATAAGTCATGTTTTATGTCTTCATTCTTAGAATTTGTTTACTTTGAACTCACTTATTTTGTTGGAGGAGTGATATATAAAAATGTGTGATTcatatatatgtaattttactttttaatttattgtgatGAGATATATCTCCACAGATACTTTGAGAGCTGATAAtataaaccaaactttaaaaaacgaatttggttcggtttggttcaatttttgtttttaccgaaatataaaaatatttcttcttttaaaattttacttaaaaaaaattaaagacatTACACTACAAGGAATACTGGAATTAGCAGCAAACTTTTTTGCTGCAAAAAGTGATAAAATTGCTGCTGTTAACATATAgcagcaaaaattaaaattgtggcatgttgctgctaataaaacgttgtcgtaagtaattggtaacaaaatttaaattgctgCTGAAAACATAACAATGGTAACAATAAAAGTTGCTGCGAAAAATTCACCATTAGCCACAAATATAATTGCTGCCGAAAATTCACAATTAGCCATAAGTATAAATGCTGCCGAAAGTTTACAATTAGCCACATTTAAAATTGCTGCTGAAAGTTTACAATTAGCTACAAGTATAATTGCGGCCAAAAATTCACAACTAGCAGCAATAATATTTGCTGCCATAAAGATTAAAATTAGCCAAAAATGTTGCTGCTAAAGGATATAACCACATGTATAATATTACAATAGAGAGAGCCAATCAAAAGGAATAGTGCATCAACCACAACTAATCCAGAGTTTGAGAAAGGTGACAATCGACAATACTTCTCAAGTTCAAACGACAATACTCTACAATAGCAATTAATCTTAATTTCTGTCTAATAAATTATcgcatttttttaaaacaatgatATAATCTCTTAGTCTAAATTCATGGCATCAACTATTAGTTATATAAATACCGGCTAAGAGTACGTATTGAATACATCTGTTTCTTGATTGTTCACCTGTTTAACCTAAGCCAGGCATCACTAAATTTTCATTATCACCAACACCTAAAAggaattgatatttttaattactaCATTCAGCCTCTAATATTGTTTCAAGCATGAGAATCTAATATGTTGTCCAAACAAGAACACTGAGTTTATTAGTAATCATGACATTGTATTCAAGGCAGTTGAACTAAAACTAATTTGCATACAAGATTGTTATTGTAGGAGGTTTAGacagaaaatgaaaaagagagcAGAGTTTTTGTGGTGGATTAAAAGCTAAATATATTGTATTTACAAAGCTATTTATAATTAGTACAAATACTTGAATGTTCTAGATTTTACATATCATCTAAATTAATCTAGAACACATCATTGGGCTAATagagaaacaaaacaaatcagccCATATATCAAaagcaaaacatatatattGACAGCAATACTGTCATTTTTTCTATCAATTCTCCTCCTTGACAGAATTGCTGGAAACACAAAGTAGTTGTCTTAACTCTTCAAATCTTCCTTTAGGCAAGGCTTTAGTCATTAAATCAGCTAGCTGCACTTCTGAATAGCAATGAACAAGCTGAACCTCTCCTTCTTTCTCCGCTTCTCTAACAAAATGATACTTAATCTTGATGTGCTTGGTCTTTCCATGAAAAACTGGTTCCTTAGCAATTGCAATAGCAGATTGGTTGTCACATAGGATAGTAGTAGGCTcagtttgaatttgattcaacTCAACCAACAATTTCCTTATCCAAATTGCTTGATTAATGGCATTGGCTGCAGCAATATATTCAGCTTCAGTCGTGGATTGCGCTACCGTGTCTTGTTTTCTAGAACACCAACTGAATACACCTGAATTGAATGAAAACAAATAGCCTGAGGTGCTTCTCATGTCATCAAGAGAGCCTGCCCAGTCACTATCGGTGTAGCCCTTTAGCTTTAATTCTGCTGTTTTCTTAAAGAAAACACCAAAATCAAATGTCCCTTTTAAATATCTCAGAACTCTTTTAGCAGCTCTAAGATGAATTTCACTTGGACTTTGCATAAATCTTGATAAAAGACTTGTGGCATAGACGATATCAGGTCTGGTTGCTGTCAAATACATCAAGCAGCCAATTATGCTTCTATAAAAAGTCTCGTCAACCTTCTCAGCTCCATCTTCTTTGCTAAACTTTTCTCCATATGTCAAAGGAGTTGAGACTGATTTGCAATTAGACATgttgaacttcttcaatattTCTCTAGCATACTTGCTTTGATTTATGAAAACTCCATGTTGAGTTTGTTGTACCTGCATACCAAGAAAATACGTCATTTCACCAAGATCAGTCATCTCAAACGAGCTTTGCATCTCCTCCTTAAATTGTTGTATCTGATTCAGATTGCTGCCGGTCACTAGGAGATCATCAACATACAACGATATAATCATCAAATCATTAAAAATCTTCTTAACATAAAGAGTTGGTTCATTAATGCTCTTACTGAAGCCTCGTTCCAATAGATAATCATTAATTCTACTGTACCAGGCCCTTGGGGCTTGTTTTAAGCCATAAAGAGCTTTCTTCAATCGATAAACTTTATCCTCATGCCCGTGAGATATGAATCCCGGAGGCTGTTCGACGTAAATTTCCTCTTGAAGATACCCATTTAGGAAGGCTGATTTAACATCAAGTTGGAAGATTTTCCAACCTTTTTGAGCTGACATGGCTATTAGAAGCCTAATGGTATCAAGCCTTGCTACTGGTGCAAAGGTGTCGAAGTAGTCAATTCCAAATTGTTGAGAATAGCCTTTCACGACCAGCCTTGCTTTGTGTTTATTGACTGAACCATCTgcgttcaattttgttttgaaaaccCATCGTACACCAAtcactttcttttcttttggtcTATCAACAAGTTCCcatgtttcatttttttcaatcatACGCAGCTCCTCCTGCATTGCATCTCTCCAATATTTTGACTTAACAGCAACTTCAAAATTATCCGGCTCCATGACAGCAACATTGCTTCTTTCATAAATATCACTTAGAGATCTAGTACCTCTAACTGGAACTTCAGTATCGCTGTCTGAAGATGAATCACTTGAGGTTGCATCTTGTTCATTAGGAGCATTATCAAGAATTGGAATCTGACTTACTGGTTCAATGGCTTCTCTTTCCCAATTCCATGTTGCATCTTCATTGAATTTGACATTTCTGCAAATCATTATCTTCTTCgtcttcaaattaaaaattctatAACCTTTGCTTTGATTGCTATAGCCGATAAAGATACCAATTTCAGCTTTTTTCTCTAGCTTGTCTCTTTTAATTTCTGGCACAAATGCATAGCAAATGCATCCAAAAACTTTCAGATAATGAGCTGAAGGTTTAACTCCACTCCAAGCTTCAATAGGAGTCATGCCATTTAGTGCTTTTGTAGGCAGCCTGTTGAGTAAATAAACTGAGGTGTTGACAGCCTCAGCCCAAAAAGTTTTGGgcattttcttttcaaataacAAACATCTGGACATCTCCATGACTGTTCGATTTTTTCGTTCACTAACCCCATTTTGTTGAGGTGAGTAAGGCACAGTGAGCTGGTGATGAATACCGGCTTCTTCACAAAGCAGTTTAAACTTATCTGAAGTATACTCAGTGCCGTTATCGGATTTAAGCACCTTAATTAAGCTTCCGCTTTGGTTTTCAACGAAAGCTTTAAACCTTTGAAACACTTGAAACACTTCAGATTTTTGCTTTAAAAAATACACCCAGGTCATTCTTgaaaaatcatcaataaaaaGCAGAAAATATCTACTGCCATTCAAGGAAGTTGTCCTCATTGGACCACAAATATCAGTATGGACAAGCTGCAATTTTTCGGTGGCTTTCCATGTTGAATTTTTGGGAAATGGCAGCTTGGATTGCTTTCCATATTGGCACACTTCACAAACATCATTTACAGCATGTACAACAGGCATATGTTTAATTAAATTCTTGCTTTGCATATATTTTAAAGAGTTAAAGTTGAAGTGGCCAAACCTCTTGTGCCAAAGACGTGTTTCATCAAGAGTGCTAGAGCATGCTTGTAAATCAGAATCTTCCCATTTAATTGGAAAGGtccttttttgcattttgacTGTAATCAGCTCTTTGCCGAATGGATCCTTTATGGTGCATGACTTGTTACGGAAACGCAAGTCATAATCTCTCTCAAGCATTTGCCCAACACTCAACAAATTTTGGTCTATATCTGGCACATATAAGACATCAGGAATGAGCTTTTTACCTGACGGCGTGCATATCTCGACAGTTCCTCTTCCTTTAACTGCAACAAATTTACCATTCGCAATCTTAACTCGTGATGAATGGCTTTCATCAATTTCTTTGAACAAATCAGCATTGTTAGTCATATGATGAGTACAGCCGCTATCGATTAACCATGATTCAGAATTTGAATTGACCATGGAACAAGTGGCAACGAAGAGTTGTTCTTCAGATTGCTCTTGTTGTTGTTCATGCTGCTGTTCTGAAAGATGGGCTGATTGCCCTTGCTGATTTGTGTTGTTCTTGCATACTTTGTTTATATGACCGAGCTGACTGCATATTGTGCATTTTTCCGTTGGCCTCCACCAACAATAACTCTCTAAATGACTGTTTTTTTTGCAATGAGGGCATGGAGGGTACCTTTTTCTTCCTCCATTCCTGCTGCTATTGCCCTCTTTcttctcttttccttttctaTCTCCAGAAATCTTATGTCCGCCAGTGCTCACTTGCTTTTTATAGTTGTGTTTTGCTTGAAGTGCTCCCTCTGTTATCTCTTCTTGTCGAATGGCTCTCCTCTGCTCGAATGCTTGCAAGGAGTTTACAAGCTCAGTTAAAGATAATTGAGAAATATCTTTAGATTCTTCCAAAGAAGATATCTTGGCTTCAAATCTCTCTGGTAAACTAACAAGAACTTTCTCAACAACCCTTTTATCTGGAAGCTCTTCACCCAGTAGTCTAATCTGATTAACGATCTTCATCAATCTATCGGCGTAGTCTCTTATATTTTCAGAGTCCTTCATCCTTGATATTTCGAACTCCCTTCTCAAGTTAAGCACCTGCattcttttggttttatcaCTACCACCAAACTCCTCCTTAAGCTTGTCCCATGCTTCTTTAGGTGACTCTAGAGTCATGATTCTTGTGAAAATCACATCTGATAAAGCAGAGTGAATGCAAGTTAAAGCTTTATCTTTTTTAA
This window of the Mercurialis annua linkage group LG5, ddMerAnnu1.2, whole genome shotgun sequence genome carries:
- the LOC126680002 gene encoding uncharacterized protein LOC126680002: MQPCNLFKNIISYEQCSRNCSPIVTCYAILLDNLINTTKDVNILCNSDIIDNWLNPDDATQFFNKLYIDAHVKKFYYFNLCRDVNNYRKHNWPQWRAAYLHNYFGTPLVVASQVFAAIVLILTFLQTLFSIIK